From one uncultured Bacteroides sp. genomic stretch:
- a CDS encoding sodium:solute symporter, with product MSPILVLSTIVCYFIVLFAISYIAGRKADNQGFFVGNRKSHWYVVAFAMIGSSISGVTFVSVPGMVAVGNFSYLQMALGFLAGQFIIAFLLIPLFYKMNLVSIYEYLDNRFGVSTHKTGAWFFFISKMLGAAVRLFLVCVVLQLLVFGPLHLPFLLNVVFTVSLVWLYTFRGGVKALIWTDSLKTLCLVGSVLFCIYYIASDLNFSFGGMMNAIADNDYSKTFFFDDVNDKRYFFKQFLAGVFTMIAMTGLDQDMMQRNLSCKNFKDSQKNMITSGIFQVFIILLFLMLGVLLYIFAAKSGISIPKKSDELFPLIATHGYLPQIVGVLFVVGLISAAYSAAGSALTALTTSFTVDILESTKDKTETEVVKVRKLVHVMMSVVMGIVIIVINLLNNTSVIDAVYILASYTYGPILGMFAFGILTKKQVRDKYVPVVAVLSPILCFILQKNSQSWFNGYTFSYELLIFNALFTFIGLILLIKSKNRSL from the coding sequence ATGAGCCCAATTCTAGTTTTATCAACCATCGTTTGTTATTTTATTGTCTTATTTGCCATATCTTATATTGCAGGTAGAAAAGCCGATAATCAAGGATTTTTTGTGGGAAACAGGAAATCTCATTGGTATGTTGTGGCCTTTGCCATGATTGGTTCTAGTATTTCCGGAGTTACTTTTGTTTCTGTTCCGGGAATGGTTGCAGTGGGTAATTTTTCTTATCTTCAGATGGCACTTGGATTTTTGGCAGGGCAGTTTATTATTGCTTTTCTACTGATTCCTCTTTTTTATAAAATGAATTTAGTCTCTATCTATGAATATCTGGATAATCGCTTTGGCGTTTCTACACATAAAACAGGAGCCTGGTTCTTCTTTATCTCTAAAATGTTGGGCGCAGCAGTTCGTCTATTTCTGGTTTGTGTAGTTTTGCAGTTATTGGTTTTTGGACCATTGCACCTTCCATTCTTATTGAATGTGGTTTTTACTGTTTCACTGGTGTGGCTTTATACTTTTCGCGGAGGAGTAAAAGCTTTGATCTGGACAGATTCACTAAAGACTCTCTGCCTGGTTGGTTCTGTACTTTTTTGTATTTATTATATAGCTTCAGATTTGAATTTCTCTTTTGGTGGGATGATGAATGCTATTGCAGATAACGACTATTCAAAGACTTTTTTCTTTGATGATGTTAATGATAAAAGATACTTTTTTAAACAATTCCTTGCCGGAGTGTTTACAATGATTGCCATGACCGGTCTCGATCAGGATATGATGCAGCGTAATTTAAGTTGTAAAAACTTCAAAGACTCTCAGAAGAATATGATTACCAGTGGAATCTTTCAGGTTTTTATTATTTTGTTGTTTCTAATGTTGGGTGTACTTCTCTATATTTTTGCAGCAAAATCCGGAATTAGTATTCCGAAAAAGAGTGATGAGCTTTTCCCGTTGATTGCAACTCATGGTTATCTCCCTCAGATTGTAGGTGTCTTGTTTGTGGTGGGACTGATTTCTGCAGCTTATTCTGCTGCCGGCTCTGCTTTGACTGCCTTAACAACTTCATTTACGGTAGATATTCTTGAAAGTACAAAGGATAAAACTGAAACAGAGGTTGTAAAAGTGCGTAAATTGGTCCATGTGATGATGTCTGTGGTGATGGGAATAGTCATTATAGTAATTAACCTGCTTAATAATACAAGTGTAATCGATGCAGTTTATATCCTTGCGAGTTATACGTATGGTCCAATTCTTGGAATGTTTGCATTTGGTATTCTTACTAAAAAGCAGGTACGTGATAAATATGTTCCTGTAGTTGCTGTTTTATCACCTATTCTTTGCTTTATCCTGCAAAAGAATTCTCAGTCATGGTTCAACGGATATACTTTCAGCTATGAATTGCTGATATTTAATGCTTTGTTTACATTTATCGGACTTATCTTGTTGATAAAAAGTAAAAATAGAAGTTTATGA
- a CDS encoding xanthan lyase — MKPIRNFVLSLLFAGLCYQAAGAQELSKEVCSGIGHYLTQTARENISVGAISVDSVAVNKNTIELYANINCSYIPFREENVASIYQHIRQLLPAEYANYKVKLITDKHAIEEFIPLALRSKKNSKAVTFVNRIDKPLVSRISVPYRPEFGLQNRHIAMWQSHGYYYESKLTRWEWQRARLFQTVEDLYTQSYVLPYLVPMLENAGANVLLPRERDANTTEVIVDNDGSLSAGSQYIENNIDKKWMKGAISGFAQKKEFYINNDNPFRDGTFRQIETIKKGQESTAEWIPDIPKAGIYAVYVSYKTVENSADDALYTVYHNGGITQFKVNQTMGGGTWIYLGDFSFDAGKNSDVKIVLSNKSSNSGRIITADAVKIGGGYGNIARRIAESGTTDNVKSSDLKAEKVETQLPKVDYPYETSGYPRYTEGARYWMQWAGFPEDIYSPSKGMNDYTDDYKSRGAWVNYLAGGSEANPDADGLHIPVDLSFAFHSDAGTTMNDSIIGTLGIFCTNTDEGKYTNGASRYAARDLTDLVQTQIVNDIRSLYEPNWSRRGMWNQSYFEARVPKVPAMLLELLSHENFADMRYGLDPRFRFTVSRSIYKGILQFLASQYKQKYVVQPLPIDHFALKFTGENEVELSWKPVSDPLESTAVAEQYVVYTRIDNGDFDNGKIVNKNSYRVKQNSGQVYSYKVTALNKGGQSFPSEILSACRSFDEKGVVLVVNGFDRICAPADFVADSIAGFHDELDHGVPDKRDFKYIGSMTEFRRKIPWMDDDAPGFGASRANYETQVIAGNTFDYPAVHGKAIVKSGYSFISCSNEAVIDGQIKMTDFKYVDLILGKQRLTKSGRGGIHPLEFKTFPDKLQIAIRNYCKSKGNLFITGAFVGSDLWDNDSPRQSDKDFAMNILKYKWRTGQAAITGKVKGVASPFSDFSGKYDYFNELNSESYVVESPDALEPSGDDSYTVFRYSENNLSAGVAYSGDYKICILGFPFESLKVESQREQLMKAVLNFLGRK, encoded by the coding sequence ATGAAACCTATTCGTAATTTTGTGTTAAGCTTGCTGTTTGCCGGGCTCTGTTATCAGGCTGCCGGAGCGCAAGAACTTTCTAAAGAGGTTTGTTCGGGTATTGGTCACTATCTGACCCAAACTGCACGGGAAAATATTTCCGTGGGTGCAATTAGTGTTGACTCAGTGGCTGTGAATAAGAATACCATTGAACTGTATGCCAATATAAATTGTTCTTACATCCCTTTCAGGGAAGAAAATGTTGCCTCGATTTATCAGCATATCCGCCAGTTGCTTCCTGCTGAATATGCAAATTATAAAGTTAAACTGATAACAGATAAACACGCAATAGAAGAATTTATTCCGCTTGCTTTGCGGAGTAAAAAAAATAGTAAAGCTGTTACTTTTGTAAATAGGATAGACAAACCTCTGGTCTCTCGTATATCTGTTCCTTATCGTCCGGAGTTTGGCTTACAGAACCGTCATATTGCGATGTGGCAAAGCCATGGATATTATTATGAGTCAAAGCTGACTCGCTGGGAATGGCAGCGTGCTCGTCTTTTTCAGACAGTGGAAGACTTGTATACTCAAAGTTATGTGTTACCTTATTTGGTGCCTATGCTTGAGAATGCCGGAGCTAATGTACTGTTGCCTCGTGAACGTGATGCAAATACAACTGAAGTAATTGTTGATAATGATGGATCTTTGAGTGCAGGTTCTCAATATATTGAAAATAATATTGATAAAAAATGGATGAAAGGAGCAATATCTGGCTTTGCTCAGAAAAAGGAATTTTATATTAATAATGATAATCCTTTTCGTGATGGGACATTTCGTCAGATTGAGACTATAAAGAAAGGCCAGGAGAGTACTGCTGAATGGATCCCGGATATACCGAAGGCTGGAATATATGCTGTTTATGTTTCTTACAAGACTGTAGAAAATAGTGCAGATGACGCATTATATACTGTTTATCACAATGGTGGCATTACGCAGTTTAAGGTCAACCAGACAATGGGTGGTGGTACTTGGATTTACTTGGGAGATTTTAGTTTTGATGCTGGAAAGAATAGTGATGTTAAGATTGTACTGAGCAACAAGAGTTCTAATTCCGGGAGAATCATTACCGCTGATGCAGTGAAAATTGGCGGTGGTTATGGAAATATTGCCCGCCGCATTGCTGAGAGTGGAACCACGGATAATGTAAAGAGCTCTGATTTAAAAGCAGAAAAAGTAGAAACGCAACTTCCAAAAGTTGATTATCCTTACGAAACAAGCGGCTATCCCCGTTATACGGAGGGAGCTCGTTACTGGATGCAATGGGCTGGATTTCCAGAAGATATTTATTCTCCTAGCAAAGGAATGAATGATTATACAGATGATTATAAATCAAGAGGAGCTTGGGTGAACTATTTGGCAGGAGGTTCGGAAGCCAATCCTGATGCTGATGGTTTGCATATCCCGGTAGATCTATCTTTTGCTTTTCATTCAGATGCCGGTACAACAATGAATGATTCAATCATTGGTACTTTAGGTATTTTCTGTACTAATACAGATGAGGGAAAGTACACTAATGGTGCTTCCAGATATGCAGCAAGAGATCTGACTGATCTTGTACAAACGCAAATAGTGAATGATATCCGTTCGCTTTATGAACCCAATTGGAGCCGCCGGGGTATGTGGAATCAGTCATACTTTGAGGCACGCGTGCCTAAGGTTCCTGCCATGTTACTGGAACTTCTTTCTCATGAGAATTTTGCGGATATGCGTTACGGATTGGATCCACGCTTCCGATTTACCGTTAGCCGGTCAATCTATAAAGGGATATTACAGTTTCTTGCATCGCAGTATAAACAAAAATATGTAGTTCAGCCTCTTCCTATTGATCATTTTGCTTTGAAATTTACAGGAGAAAATGAGGTAGAACTTAGTTGGAAACCGGTGTCTGATCCCCTCGAATCTACTGCTGTAGCAGAACAATATGTAGTTTATACTCGTATAGATAATGGTGATTTTGATAATGGAAAGATAGTAAATAAGAATAGCTATCGAGTAAAACAGAATTCCGGACAGGTGTATAGTTATAAAGTAACAGCTCTGAATAAAGGGGGGCAGAGTTTTCCTTCTGAAATATTATCAGCATGCCGTTCCTTTGATGAAAAAGGGGTTGTGCTCGTAGTTAATGGCTTTGACCGAATCTGTGCACCAGCTGATTTTGTAGCAGACAGTATTGCTGGTTTCCATGATGAACTGGATCACGGTGTTCCTGATAAACGTGATTTTAAATATATAGGAAGTATGACAGAATTTCGTCGGAAAATTCCCTGGATGGATGACGATGCACCAGGCTTTGGTGCCAGCCGTGCTAATTATGAGACTCAGGTGATTGCCGGAAACACATTTGATTATCCGGCTGTACATGGTAAGGCCATAGTCAAATCCGGCTATTCTTTCATTTCCTGTAGCAATGAGGCCGTTATCGATGGTCAAATAAAGATGACAGATTTTAAATATGTTGATTTGATTCTAGGTAAGCAACGACTGACAAAGAGTGGCCGCGGTGGCATACATCCATTAGAATTCAAGACTTTCCCTGATAAATTGCAGATTGCAATCCGTAACTATTGCAAAAGTAAAGGTAATCTTTTTATAACAGGTGCCTTTGTCGGATCTGATTTATGGGATAATGATTCTCCGCGTCAGTCGGATAAGGATTTTGCTATGAATATATTGAAATACAAATGGCGTACAGGACAGGCAGCGATTACCGGGAAAGTAAAGGGTGTAGCATCGCCTTTTTCTGATTTTTCTGGTAAATATGATTATTTTAATGAACTCAATTCAGAAAGTTATGTGGTAGAATCTCCCGATGCATTGGAACCTTCCGGTGATGATTCTTATACTGTTTTCAGGTACTCGGAGAATAACCTGAGTGCAGGTGTAGCTTATTCGGGTGATTATAAAATTTGTATACTAGGTTTCCCGTTTGAATCTTTAAAGGTCGAATCTCAGAGAGAGCAACTTATGAAAGCTGTTTTAAATTTCCTTGGAAGAAAATAA
- a CDS encoding polysaccharide deacetylase family protein, whose translation MCRSNESGFVGDDSNYPDRSEFSSDFYSSNPNKNANEGYFTGSSVCEQKTSHVAASCCADLTKKSLHQNFNKIVLGGIIQGDTSKKQIALVFTGHQFADGGEIICNTLKRQKVKGSFFLTGDFYRTYPKLVKHLQKDGHYLGPHSDKHILYADWIKRDSTLVTRETFRKDLMDNYQAMIKAGIKLPKSRYFLPSYEWYNSEISSWSSGIGVQLINFTPGTTSNADYTLPQMKNYRSSEEIYNNIMIYEQMHSLNGFMLLIHIGTDAQRTDKFYNYLDKLIIDLKSKGYELISVDKLL comes from the coding sequence ATGTGCAGATCAAATGAATCTGGTTTCGTAGGGGATGATTCCAATTATCCAGATAGATCTGAATTTAGCTCTGATTTTTATTCGTCTAATCCTAATAAAAACGCAAATGAAGGCTACTTTACCGGCAGCTCAGTTTGCGAGCAAAAGACGAGCCATGTTGCTGCGTCTTGTTGTGCTGACCTAACCAAAAAATCCCTCCATCAGAACTTTAATAAAATAGTTCTTGGAGGGATTATTCAAGGAGATACTTCAAAAAAACAAATAGCTTTGGTTTTTACTGGTCACCAGTTTGCCGATGGAGGTGAAATAATATGTAACACCCTGAAACGCCAAAAGGTAAAAGGCTCTTTCTTTTTAACCGGAGATTTTTATCGTACTTACCCGAAATTGGTAAAGCATTTGCAGAAAGACGGGCACTATCTTGGCCCTCACTCTGATAAACACATACTTTACGCAGACTGGATTAAGAGAGATTCCACATTAGTTACACGTGAGACTTTCCGTAAAGATCTGATGGATAACTATCAGGCAATGATAAAAGCAGGAATAAAGCTACCTAAATCCCGTTATTTCCTTCCTTCTTATGAATGGTATAATAGTGAAATATCGTCCTGGAGCTCTGGTATTGGTGTGCAACTTATTAACTTTACACCTGGAACTACATCGAATGCTGATTATACTCTGCCACAGATGAAAAACTACCGTTCTTCTGAAGAAATTTATAACAATATTATGATTTATGAGCAAATGCATTCATTAAATGGTTTTATGCTATTAATTCATATTGGAACGGATGCCCAGCGAACAGATAAATTTTATAATTATCTGGATAAGTTGATTATTGATTTAAAGTCGAAAGGATACGAACTTATTTCTGTCGATAAGTTATTATGA
- a CDS encoding SusD/RagB family nutrient-binding outer membrane lipoprotein, with protein sequence MKKLKYIALALLLGMGVSSCEDMLDDNKNPDKSIAVTPEQILPVVVFYSSQINYDHAEYGSYLSQALTTGGKSQTGSYAYKSGWEFLTMNRHPQWRRHFFDIGSNVKELISAAEKVNSKNFILIARTIRLMSTQLTTDMFGDMPRSEAYTSNSPKYDSQESIYKWMLSEADELISLYNDPSWTEAPNNIKITQKMDRIFSGDLKKWKQFTCALKARILLRKLPNWDNTPATCQQIIDAVDAAYTADWEEPRYQYDGGTGVKSSPWGQSKPIINGWESRDNQLDKAIVSKYFCEGVMGVYASPSLATGKAEDPRLERMMTARSGPADDASVKFRYLENNIGMGVSYKESNYPDLYAGIYTKDNGYIPLMTTEELLLIKAEAEYWKGDKSAARTSTIEAANINMNRYGVPNKTPRTNYFDGKFKDKYFPEGNAFTIKHLMHQKYVCMYLQPEQWTDLRRYNYSNDVNKKTYDGVIVYPGLKRPYNLYEPYWCTEKNADGSIKEVWIQRINYDPETEEKYNKAELERLGAYKNADWLKVPMIWAVYSEVHK encoded by the coding sequence ATGAAAAAATTAAAATATATTGCATTGGCGTTATTACTGGGCATGGGAGTATCCAGCTGTGAGGATATGCTTGATGATAATAAGAATCCGGATAAATCGATAGCCGTGACTCCTGAACAAATTTTGCCGGTTGTTGTGTTTTACTCTTCCCAAATAAATTATGATCATGCTGAATATGGAAGTTATCTGTCACAGGCTTTAACCACAGGTGGAAAGAGCCAGACTGGTTCTTACGCTTATAAAAGTGGGTGGGAATTCTTAACAATGAACAGACATCCTCAATGGCGCAGGCATTTTTTTGATATCGGCTCAAATGTAAAAGAGCTGATATCGGCTGCAGAGAAGGTAAATTCTAAAAATTTTATTTTAATAGCACGTACTATTCGTTTGATGTCAACTCAATTAACAACGGATATGTTTGGTGATATGCCACGTTCTGAAGCTTATACCTCAAACTCTCCTAAGTATGACTCACAAGAGAGCATATACAAATGGATGTTAAGCGAAGCTGATGAACTTATCTCTTTGTACAATGATCCATCCTGGACAGAAGCACCAAATAATATTAAGATTACTCAAAAAATGGATCGTATTTTTTCTGGTGACTTAAAGAAATGGAAACAATTTACTTGTGCATTAAAGGCTCGTATTTTATTGCGCAAACTTCCTAACTGGGACAATACCCCGGCTACTTGCCAGCAAATTATTGATGCTGTAGATGCGGCATATACTGCTGACTGGGAAGAACCAAGATATCAGTATGATGGTGGAACCGGTGTTAAAAGTTCTCCATGGGGACAATCTAAACCAATTATTAATGGCTGGGAGAGTCGAGATAATCAGTTAGATAAGGCTATTGTCTCCAAATATTTCTGTGAAGGTGTGATGGGTGTATATGCAAGCCCGTCATTGGCTACTGGAAAGGCTGAAGATCCACGATTAGAAAGGATGATGACTGCAAGATCTGGACCGGCAGATGATGCTAGTGTTAAGTTTCGTTATTTAGAGAACAACATTGGTATGGGTGTTTCTTATAAAGAATCTAATTATCCTGACTTATATGCAGGAATATATACAAAGGATAATGGTTATATCCCATTGATGACTACTGAAGAATTACTTTTGATAAAAGCTGAGGCCGAGTATTGGAAAGGTGATAAAAGCGCTGCAAGAACTTCAACCATTGAGGCTGCCAATATTAATATGAACAGGTATGGTGTTCCAAACAAAACTCCAAGAACGAACTATTTTGATGGAAAATTCAAAGATAAATATTTCCCAGAAGGTAATGCCTTTACGATTAAACATCTTATGCATCAGAAGTATGTATGTATGTATCTGCAGCCAGAACAATGGACCGATTTAAGAAGGTACAATTACAGTAACGATGTAAACAAGAAAACTTATGATGGTGTTATTGTTTATCCGGGTTTAAAACGCCCATACAACTTATATGAACCATATTGGTGTACAGAAAAGAATGCTGATGGATCAATAAAAGAGGTTTGGATTCAACGAATTAATTATGATCCTGAAACAGAAGAAAAATATAATAAAGCTGAATTGGAACGACTTGGTGCTTATAAAAATGCGGATTGGTTAAAAGTTCCTATGATTTGGGCTGTTTACTCAGAAGTGCATAAATAA
- a CDS encoding SusC/RagA family TonB-linked outer membrane protein — protein sequence MKKQLLLLLFFLSAVAGYAQRTVTGVVTSAEDKMPVIGASVLIKGSTQGVMTDLDGKYSIKVSDNSTLVFRFVGSEEAQIKVGKQSVINVELKSSSVQLEEVVVTAMGVKTEKKKLNFAVQSLSSDEIVAGQSSNFVNTLQGKVAGIQTSTSGGSPNSSTQIIIRAVSSMNPSQSNEPLFIVDGMPMSGGGTAAGDINPNDIENMTVLKGAAASALYGQEAANGVILITTKSGKAGKVTVNANASVQIDNAVRVPEIQQMYGPGSQGFYKENTTGGWGPLLSSNEKRYDNVNNFLGTGLYQKYDVSASGGTDKFTAYASANYSLSDGVVHNDYKDKLGILLKASYDISKYVNLSISSNYIQTESRGFGNAMGSVYDWPINDDMSNYKNADRSIRWLYDMSTLNDDEKLDVPMNPNWSRYMDHSVTKSTRNVLQGNIDWKPIKNLVLSGKVSYDKSNSSYDAYTTPRFSLDDFEKATSLSSKTSLLGQYIYSPSNSSMLSLQGLATYKFNLTKDIDVNLLAGADMKDIQSVDANMGGAGFLLPGDFYSMQNVGVIATEGADYAMSLYHTKRNKFGYFGEARFDYKGIAHISATAREDMSSTVTTRSYFYPSITAGLVFSELFHISNDVFSYGKIRGNWAKVGKDGPIYRFDKNFKQWSSFPDGGFGVDATVGSSNVLLPEMTKSWEIGTDLRFFKDHTRLDLAYYSTTVSNQIVTVRVSPASGMILQTRNEGALKNYGVEAQLSQDIIMNKDFKWTAGVNFSLNRGKVVSLPDDMTEIQGTQYGDIFPTAYLNGSSTAISGKDYKRSPDGKVLCTADGCPIIDSAKGILIGDREPDFLLGLNSSFQWKDFSVSFLLDTRKGGDVVNLTGRSLFSNGQHKSYEKYRNREIIVDGVVQQADGTYLPNTKPIIFNQTNMNTYYNAVSSNFIEDGSYIRLSYVTLGYDFSRFLKKAAFKGLKASLTGRNLFLITKYSGSDPQISGGSASGTGSFGIDYFAVPNTRSFNFTLNATF from the coding sequence ATGAAAAAACAGCTATTACTTCTGTTGTTTTTCCTTTCTGCTGTTGCAGGGTATGCTCAGCGAACGGTAACCGGAGTGGTGACTTCTGCTGAGGATAAGATGCCTGTAATTGGCGCCTCTGTTTTGATAAAGGGATCTACGCAGGGTGTTATGACCGATTTGGATGGAAAATACTCAATTAAAGTTTCTGATAACTCTACGCTGGTATTCAGATTTGTGGGATCTGAAGAAGCCCAGATAAAGGTCGGAAAACAATCTGTAATTAATGTAGAGTTAAAATCTTCTTCAGTGCAACTTGAAGAAGTAGTTGTAACTGCTATGGGTGTTAAAACTGAAAAGAAGAAACTAAACTTTGCTGTGCAAAGCTTAAGTTCCGATGAAATTGTTGCTGGTCAGTCTTCCAATTTTGTCAATACATTACAAGGAAAAGTGGCAGGTATACAAACTAGTACCAGTGGTGGTTCACCTAATTCAAGTACGCAAATTATTATCCGTGCAGTTTCTTCTATGAACCCTTCTCAGAGTAACGAACCTTTGTTCATTGTAGATGGAATGCCAATGAGTGGTGGTGGAACAGCGGCAGGAGATATCAATCCGAATGATATTGAGAACATGACTGTCTTGAAAGGTGCTGCGGCATCAGCTTTGTATGGACAGGAAGCAGCCAACGGAGTTATTCTGATAACGACAAAAAGTGGTAAAGCCGGTAAGGTTACTGTAAATGCGAATGCAAGCGTACAGATTGATAACGCTGTTAGAGTTCCAGAGATACAACAAATGTACGGACCTGGTTCTCAGGGATTCTATAAAGAAAATACTACAGGTGGCTGGGGACCTTTATTGTCCTCAAATGAAAAAAGATATGATAATGTGAACAACTTCTTAGGCACAGGCTTATATCAAAAATATGATGTCAGCGCATCTGGAGGAACAGATAAGTTTACTGCATATGCATCTGCAAACTATTCTTTAAGTGATGGTGTTGTTCATAATGATTATAAGGATAAATTAGGTATTTTATTGAAAGCAAGCTATGACATATCAAAATATGTGAATCTCTCAATATCATCAAACTATATCCAAACTGAATCCAGAGGATTTGGTAATGCAATGGGTTCCGTATATGATTGGCCTATTAACGATGATATGAGCAATTATAAAAATGCTGATAGATCAATTCGATGGCTTTATGATATGAGTACCTTAAATGATGATGAAAAATTAGATGTACCTATGAATCCAAACTGGAGTAGATATATGGACCACAGTGTTACAAAATCAACTCGTAATGTTTTGCAAGGTAATATCGATTGGAAGCCAATTAAGAATTTGGTATTAAGCGGAAAAGTAAGTTATGATAAGTCTAATTCTTCTTATGATGCTTACACAACTCCACGATTTTCTCTTGATGATTTTGAAAAAGCAACATCATTGAGTAGTAAGACCTCATTGCTGGGACAATACATTTATTCTCCAAGCAATAGCTCCATGTTGTCACTACAAGGATTAGCTACATATAAGTTTAATTTGACTAAAGATATTGATGTTAATCTGTTAGCTGGCGCTGACATGAAAGATATTCAAAGTGTTGATGCGAATATGGGAGGGGCTGGATTCCTTTTACCTGGAGATTTCTATAGTATGCAGAACGTTGGTGTTATAGCAACAGAGGGAGCTGATTATGCAATGAGTTTGTACCATACAAAACGAAATAAGTTTGGTTATTTTGGAGAAGCACGTTTTGATTACAAAGGTATTGCTCATATTAGTGCAACTGCCAGAGAGGATATGTCTTCTACCGTAACTACTAGAAGCTATTTTTATCCTTCAATTACTGCAGGTCTTGTTTTCTCTGAATTATTCCACATTTCAAATGATGTATTCTCATATGGTAAGATTCGAGGCAACTGGGCTAAAGTTGGAAAAGATGGTCCTATATATAGATTTGATAAGAACTTTAAGCAATGGAGTAGTTTTCCGGATGGCGGATTTGGTGTAGATGCAACAGTAGGTTCATCTAATGTGCTGCTTCCTGAAATGACTAAATCATGGGAAATTGGTACAGACCTTCGCTTTTTCAAAGATCATACCAGATTAGACCTTGCTTATTATTCAACAACGGTATCCAACCAGATTGTGACTGTTCGTGTATCTCCAGCTTCTGGTATGATTTTACAGACTCGTAATGAAGGGGCTCTTAAGAACTATGGAGTAGAAGCTCAACTTTCTCAGGACATTATAATGAATAAAGATTTTAAATGGACTGCTGGTGTTAATTTCTCTTTGAATAGAGGTAAGGTTGTTAGTTTACCCGATGATATGACTGAGATCCAAGGTACTCAATATGGAGATATTTTTCCAACAGCTTATCTGAATGGCTCTTCAACTGCAATTTCGGGAAAAGACTATAAGAGAAGTCCTGATGGGAAAGTTCTTTGCACAGCAGATGGTTGCCCAATTATAGACTCTGCGAAGGGTATATTAATAGGCGATAGAGAACCAGACTTCTTATTGGGTTTAAATAGTTCTTTTCAGTGGAAAGATTTCTCTGTTTCATTCTTATTAGACACACGTAAGGGGGGAGATGTTGTAAATCTGACAGGACGTTCTTTATTCTCAAATGGACAACATAAATCCTATGAAAAATATAGAAATCGTGAAATAATAGTTGATGGAGTAGTGCAACAAGCTGATGGCACTTATCTCCCAAACACGAAACCAATCATTTTCAATCAAACGAATATGAATACTTATTATAATGCAGTAAGTTCAAACTTTATAGAAGATGGATCATATATCCGTTTAAGTTATGTGACTTTGGGATATGATTTCTCCCGTTTCTTGAAAAAAGCAGCATTTAAAGGACTAAAGGCTTCTTTAACCGGAAGAAATCTATTCTTAATTACGAAATACTCAGGATCAGATCCTCAGATTAGTGGAGGTTCTGCTAGTGGTACGGGAAGTTTTGGCATTGATTATTTTGCGGTTCCAAACACTCGTAGTTTTAACTTTACTCTTAACGCAACTTTCTAA